A single region of the Garra rufa chromosome 6, GarRuf1.0, whole genome shotgun sequence genome encodes:
- the crfb15 gene encoding cytokine receptor family member B15, giving the protein MLSVMFVKVSLLALIFFVMKDVHPIYAETELAAPKDVMVTSINMATVVEWTSPDNPMSNVTYTVRYILRKNVTSICVNTKELKCDVGKLPIVFGSYIFQVRAEYNQGLFSNWVNSSEFTPNKNTIIGPPTVHLVIHNNTLDVHVQPPVLKVGKLSDLFSQMTYIIRHWTEGFEEEAEEKMVTEVSEDVKLTVRGLHHWSRYCAQAMVAPKGYKNAKQFSTAICVTNTPVFISCVIAVVILLPLMILAAWLIYKVYRFLYPKTKLPELLKNLFVPTFWIAEATQHSAHQKEQHDKISAISEDYLYEELSEKVKISEDKNSGLGTVFAPIQEVEEDYKLLMHMTPAPAFYPNHLYPLCLKNSLFANLNQPCFTSTQPPYYNVAGTSSELKQIDCVY; this is encoded by the exons ATGTTGTCAGTCATGTTTGTGAAAGTCAGCTTGTTGGCTCTCATATTCTTTGTGATGAAGGATGTTCACCCCATCTATGCTG AAACAGAACTGGCTGCACCCAAGGATGTGATGGTGACCTCCATCAATATGGCTACAGTTGTCGAATGGACATCTCCAGACAATCCCATGAGTAACGTGACATACACCGTAAGATATAT CTTGAGAAAAAATGTCACTTCCATCTGTGTGAACACCAAAGAGCTGAAATGTGATGTAGGAAAACTGCCAATTGTATTTGGGAGTTACATTTTTCAAGTGCGGGCAGAGTATAATCAGGGGCTGTTCTCTAACTGGGTTAACTCATCCGAATTTACACCAAATAAGAACA CTATCATAGGACCACCTACTGTTCATCTTGTCATTCATAATAATACATTGGATGTCCACGTCCAACCTCCAGTGCTAAAAGTGGGCAAACTATCAGACCTTTTCTCACAAATGACCTACATCATCAGACATTGGACAGAGGGCTTCGAAGAGGAG GCAGAGGAGAAGATGGTTACTGAAGTCAGTGAAGATGTTAAACTGACTGTTAGAGGACTGCATCACTGGAGCAGATATTGTGCTCAGGCTATGGTGGCTCCCAAAGGCTACAAAAATGCCAAACAGTTCAGTACCGCCATATGTGTGACCAACACACCTG TGTTCATCAGCTGTGTGATTGCTGTTGTCATCCTTCTTCCTCTGATGATCCTGGCTGCCTGGCTGATCTATAAAGTGTACAGATTCCTGTACCCTAAAACCAAACTACCAGAACTTCTCAAG AATTTATTCGTACCAACATTTTGGATTGCTGAGGCAACCCAACATTCTGCACACCAGAAAGAACAGCATGATAAAATCAGTGCCATATCTGAAGACTATCTATATGAAGAGCTCAGCGAGAAAGTCAAGATCTCAGAGGACAAGAACTCTGGGTTGGGAACTGTTTTCGCCCCAATTCAAGAGGTGGAAGAGGACTACAAACTCCTGATGCACATGACACCTGCACCTGCTTTTTACCCCAACCACCTCTACCCGTTATGCTTAAAAAACTCGTTATTTGCTAATTTAAACCAGCCCTGCTTCACTAGCACTCAGCCTCCCTACTACAATGTAGCAGGCACAAGCTCTGAGCTGAAACAGATTGACTGTGTTTACTGA